One Glycine max cultivar Williams 82 chromosome 8, Glycine_max_v4.0, whole genome shotgun sequence genomic window, ACGCAAGGGAAGGTGATGCTGAAAAACATTATCCTGAACAGCATTTGACTCGTTTATGTTTGGCTTTTCAATTGCATCAGTCACTTCTCTTTTTTGAGTTGTATCACTGTTTTTAAATCCCCGATCTTGGTTAAAATTCACTGAAGAGTTCAAATGAATAGCAGGATCAGCATGAGATGAATTGGCTGAACCAAGTTTATATTCTGTATGTTTTTTAGTCAATATTTCAGACATGTTACTACCATCACCAGTAAGTAAATCTACCATATCCGTTGAGTGGCCAGCTGAGGAGCTACGACCAATGTTTTTTTCTGCTTTCAtcttctttgaaagattttcaCTTGAAGTACTCCCTTCGGCAGATAATGAATGCTTACCATCTGCAAAGTgagaggttgcatgaattaaaTTATCAGACATCCTTAAGATGGGAATATTTGTCTCATTGTTGATTCTTTCTAAACCAAATGTTGATTCAGAACTATTCTTACTTGACCAAATCACAGATGAGGCTGAAGCATTATCAACTTCAGTAGCAACCCCCAAACTTCCATGTCTTTCCTGGTAGTCAGATGATTCAGACAGAACAGATTGTTGATCCTTAGAAACATTAAGTGACAAGTCCTTGTTCCAGTTCCCAAAAGCTTCCATTTGGTCTTCCAAAGTTTTGGCTTGCCTTAAAATTTCCTCAGCCTCTTCTATCTCTCCCTTGCGCCTAAAAGCAAGTGCCTTCCTTTTCAATGTTAAAAGTTCTCTTTGAATCTCTCCCTTACTTCTTGAAGCTGTAGCAGGAATGCCTGAAGAAGAATCATGTGCAGATAGATCCACAGTGTGTGTAGCAGTAGCTTCCTTAACTGGATCTTCTTTTATGGCCACAGATTCAAATTCATCATCCTTCCACCCTAAATTAGTAAGCATTGAATTCAATGTAGGGTCATGCAAATCCTCTTCTGAAACAGCCATGTACCTTTCTTCATCAACTGGAGGATTGAAAAGTCCATCTTTCGTCACAGTAGCCTCAACCTGAGGTTTATTCTTTGCAGCTTCCATCTCTTCCATCTGGGCTTCTAATGCTTTTGCCATTTTAAGAACTTCCTCTGCATCCTCAGCTTTCCCTTCTCGCCTGAAAGCAAGGGCCTTTCTCTTTAAACCCAAAAGTTCCCTCTGAATTTCAGTTTTACTTCTTGGAGCTTGAACCCGGATATTAGTGGAATGCTTACTTAGAGAAGCGTCATTGACTGGAGCAAAATGATTATCATCTTTCTTCAAAGACTTGCTTGGAGAATTATCATTATTGTCATCATTCCAACCCAACTCCCTAAGGAGTGAAAGATATGTTGGATCAGACATATCTCGATCTGTTACGTCATCTTCACTTCCTTCCTCAAGTGACAGATTTCTATGGAAATCAGCTTGGTTATGATGAGGGACATTATCAGTGGTATTCGTTCGTGATGTTTTAAGATTTGAAGCCTTATCCATCTCCATCAGCTGTTGTTCAAGAGCTGCACCCTTCtgtgtttcttcttctgcttcaTTCATTTTCCCTTCCCTTCTCAATGTGAGAGccttctttttcaaactcaaAAGTTCTCTCTGAATCATCAATCTGCTTTTTGGAGCCACTGTGGAAGAAACATTATTAGTGGCACTAGTATTTCTCTCATGAATGGAATCTGATCCCTTACCAGCAACTTCAGAACTCACACTTTTCCTTATAGCAGTGGATTTTTGTGACACGGAATTATAGTCTTCAGGTTCAGAGCTGTTAAGACTCCTTTCTAATAACTTTGCCTTTTTCAGGAATGCCATTGCTTCTTCAGTATTACCTGCTCGCTTTTGATTAAGAGCCTCTCTTTTAAGAAATCGAATTTCACTAAGCAAATGTTCTTTGTCAAATGTTTGAGACTTGGAAGATGTATTTTCAGGTTCAGTCCAACCTAATGATTCCAAAGCACCAGCTATTTCAGGATCCATCATATCCTCTTCGGTCACTTCAAAATTACCATCAAGGTCATCAGAAATGGCCAAAAGGcgttcaaaatcaaaatcatgccCACGATCATGCAGATTTGGTAATTCTTTACCATCATCCATGCCACGAATTAATGCTGATAGCTCATCCTCAGAATCTTCAGCTTCAGCAAGGAGTTCCTGTTCTTCCAGTtgcttttctaaaattttagctCTTTTTAATTCCTCTTTGGCTTCTGCAAGCTTACCCTCACGCTTCAGCATTAGAGCATTTTTTTTCAGAGCAACAACTTGGGACTTATCAATCTTGCTGCCCTTTTGTTCACCAGATTTTGTAAAGACTTCTCCAATTATTGATGAGAGTTCACCCTCCAAACTCAAGTTTGATGACTTTTTGTCTTCCTTATGTAGATCCATATCAGACCATCCCAGATCTCTAAGTTCGGAAGTAAGATCATTCTTTTCTCTACCAACATGAGAAAGTGACTTTGTTTTTCTGTCAGACTCTGCAGGAATGCCTTTGTTAAGCACGTCAGACAAGTTTCCAGAAGGCAAACTCTTCTTATGAGACTTTCTTAACTGAATTTCCAAAGCATCAGCCTGCCTCTCAAGCTCCTTCCCTCTCTTAAAAGCTCTCAATGCCTCGTCAGATTTCCCCTCTCCTTTCAGAATTTTATGCTTCTTTTTCTCCTCCAAAGCTTGCTTACGTAACTCATCAGGAGTGGTGGATCCCAAATCAATTCCCAAAACATTAGGCTTGTCATTTGAGACAATTTTTTGTATGTCTTCATCAAAATTGGAATTACTCGAAGAAGATGCAACGCCAACAGATCTCTGTCCACTAGGAACTTTGTCACTGGTTTGACCAAGAATCTGGTTCAaaacttcatcttcatctctAGGTGCTGATTTCAAGCTTCCTAGATAAATTGAAATGAATATTCAAAAGTATGGAACAATCTAGtggtaataaaagtaaaataaaggaATGCTACTCTAACAAAAACGCGTGGTTTGAAAGacattaagaaagaaaaagatatacCTCTCCCAGGTCTGCGTCCATGTCGCAATTCAAACCGTGCTGCCTCTTCTAGCTTCTTACAAGGTTCACAAATACGCACAGGTGAATCACCTTGTCCGCGTAAAACCATTCTTTGTCGAGTACAACTGCCGCAAAAGATTCCCCCACACCTCCTACAGTGatgctgaaaaataaaataaaattgcaaaaaaagtaaataaaaaaattttggaCAAAGAATTCAGTTTGAGTTCAATCAGATTCATTCTTATACTgtaaccaaaaaaaattcattcttaTAAGCAAACGTGGAAGATCATCTTCCAGTACTCAGCATCTCATGTTCCACACAAAATGATGAAATGAAATCGACAAgcatattattcatttattgcAATCAAGGACTCCATGAAGCTTCAAACTACAATGCTGATAAAAGGATTCAACTCGGTAAGCTTCAAGCACGGTGAGTGATCCTCTCTTAGGCAAGTTACAGATGCAATGCACCAAGGAAGGAGCAAGAAAACACTTTCATATGACATGAACAATTTATACTTGCTAACTTTATATGAATGGGTAGGAAGCAAAAGAGGAAAATGAGCTGCAATTAGACATGGCTTCACAGAACAAAGAGAATTTGCACACAGCAATTAGATGCAATTAACTAATCTGATCATAAAAATCAATCAGCCTAACTCGATTAACCCAAACATATCCGCGACCCACTGAACTAAAATTTAATCActcttttcattaaaaaaaagtgcaaaCTTAATAGGAAATTAACTATCTGCATcatacaaacaaacaaaaaaaattcatgactACACacaaacatccaaacaatgaagcCAAAAACCAACTAGCATAACGACATCAGCCACAAAGTTATAATCCTCCACGAACAATAAATGAGCGAAATTTTAACGACTTTAAGATTTTCTAAGATGCCCACATAAAATCCAGCATtctaaagggaaaataaatcatGGGTTTTCCCTCTAATTGCAAAAAGTTTCAGTATTTACAACAAAATATATGAATAGAGTGGAAATCGAAAATCAAAAATGATAACCGGAATTAACCTTGCGATTGATGAAGGTGAACTGAGAGGAACATCCCTGGCAGTGTGAGGCGTCGACCACCCAATTGTTCCCTCGCAGCGAAGGCTTTGACGGCAACCCGATCTTCTCCAACATGTTGTTGCTCCTTTTTATGTCTTCTTAAGATCGAAAAGCGCAGAACTCAAAAGAAAGGTACAATACAAAAATCGTGTTTTGGCACAGTGAGAGACTCtgatgagaaagtaaagaagaaAAAGCGATGATGGTCGGTGATGACGATCGCAGAACGAGTTCACGACTCCGGTTCCTGCACGCCAAGTTGCTCGTCGTAATTGTCAATTGCAAAGTACGTCGTCGTTTTTGctttgcttttttatttattttttaattcaaaacaattttaaaaatattatttgatgagCCCAAAATTATCAAACCTAGACAAATTAGGGATAAAGTTGGCACATGTTATTCTCGTAATCCATTTTGTTATTCCCACatcccaactttttttttatttgttccaAAATAATACTTTTGACAAAAACACTTGTCTGTTGTGTTGGACACGGATTGATATGCGAAACACGTTTTTATTGTAAAGCttgatataaaatgaaaatatgttttattgtgtatttaagtttttttttataaataactttttaattagttgattaatattaaatgaaatattaattaatttggttcatctatttgaattttatttatgatttaaataaGTTAAGTAAATGTACTCGTACAAAATAAGTCAATGTAACatcaaacaatataaaatatgtaatcatataatctattttttttttatttcccatAATCATCATCCCTGAGGTAtgattaaacataaaatatgaaCACCTCTTCCAACAAGAATTCAAATCTTAATTCATCataaaattacttatataaaaataattttctggaTGTTCATTATACACATTAATTTATTGTGTGATTgtaactaaaacaaaattttaaaaatgattaatgttaaataaaagCTTTGCCAGTCCGTTGTCTAGTCATGGTTTGACTACATAGTCTCattaaagttatttattatagcaaaaaacaaaaacattgaaGTTATTTAACTCATTGAGTAAATTTGGAAAGCAACATTTCATTTTCTGTTGTAATATGATTCAGTAGCACATCCATCTATCGGTAACACAAGAATACAAAACTATGAATACAAGCAGAAACTCACAACATTAAGaatagttattatttattaaactatTGATTTACTGACAAAAATTACTGTTTTGCAGATAACCTGGCAAGAAGCTGAGCACTTAAAAATTGTTTCGAAATTGGA contains:
- the LOC100815489 gene encoding uncharacterized protein isoform X3, translated to MLEKIGLPSKPSLRGNNWVVDASHCQGCSSQFTFINRKHHCRRCGGIFCGSCTRQRMVLRGQGDSPVRICEPCKKLEEAARFELRHGRRPGRGSLKSAPRDEDEVLNQILGQTSDKVPSGQRSVGVASSSSNSNFDEDIQKIVSNDKPNVLGIDLGSTTPDELRKQALEEKKKHKILKGEGKSDEALRAFKRGKELERQADALEIQLRKSHKKSLPSGNLSDVLNKGIPAESDRKTKSLSHVGREKNDLTSELRDLGWSDMDLHKEDKKSSNLSLEGELSSIIGEVFTKSGEQKGSKIDKSQVVALKKNALMLKREGKLAEAKEELKRAKILEKQLEEQELLAEAEDSEDELSALIRGMDDGKELPNLHDRGHDFDFERLLAISDDLDGNFEVTEEDMMDPEIAGALESLGWTEPENTSSKSQTFDKEHLLSEIRFLKREALNQKRAGNTEEAMAFLKKAKLLERSLNSSEPEDYNSVSQKSTAIRKSVSSEVAGKGSDSIHERNTSATNNVSSTVAPKSRLMIQRELLSLKKKALTLRREGKMNEAEEETQKGAALEQQLMEMDKASNLKTSRTNTTDNVPHHNQADFHRNLSLEEGSEDDVTDRDMSDPTYLSLLRELGWNDDNNDNSPSKSLKKDDNHFAPVNDASLSKHSTNIRVQAPRSKTEIQRELLGLKRKALAFRREGKAEDAEEVLKMAKALEAQMEEMEAAKNKPQVEATVTKDGLFNPPVDEERYMAVSEEDLHDPTLNSMLTNLGWKDDEFESVAIKEDPVKEATATHTVDLSAHDSSSGIPATASRSKGEIQRELLTLKRKALAFRRKGEIEEAEEILRQAKTLEDQMEAFGNWNKDLSLNVSKDQQSVLSESSDYQERHGSLGVATEVDNASASSVIWSNGKHSLSAEGSTSSENLSKKMKAEKNIGRSSSAGHSTDM
- the LOC100815489 gene encoding uncharacterized protein isoform X1 gives rise to the protein MLEKIGLPSKPSLRGNNWVVDASHCQGCSSQFTFINRKHHCRRCGGIFCGSCTRQRMVLRGQGDSPVRICEPCKKLEEAARFELRHGRRPGRGSLKSAPRDEDEVLNQILGQTSDKVPSGQRSVGVASSSSNSNFDEDIQKIVSNDKPNVLGIDLGSTTPDELRKQALEEKKKHKILKGEGKSDEALRAFKRGKELERQADALEIQLRKSHKKSLPSGNLSDVLNKGIPAESDRKTKSLSHVGREKNDLTSELRDLGWSDMDLHKEDKKSSNLSLEGELSSIIGEVFTKSGEQKGSKIDKSQVVALKKNALMLKREGKLAEAKEELKRAKILEKQLEEQELLAEAEDSEDELSALIRGMDDGKELPNLHDRGHDFDFERLLAISDDLDGNFEVTEEDMMDPEIAGALESLGWTEPENTSSKSQTFDKEHLLSEIRFLKREALNQKRAGNTEEAMAFLKKAKLLERSLNSSEPEDYNSVSQKSTAIRKSVSSEVAGKGSDSIHERNTSATNNVSSTVAPKSRLMIQRELLSLKKKALTLRREGKMNEAEEETQKGAALEQQLMEMDKASNLKTSRTNTTDNVPHHNQADFHRNLSLEEGSEDDVTDRDMSDPTYLSLLRELGWNDDNNDNSPSKSLKKDDNHFAPVNDASLSKHSTNIRVQAPRSKTEIQRELLGLKRKALAFRREGKAEDAEEVLKMAKALEAQMEEMEAAKNKPQVEATVTKDGLFNPPVDEERYMAVSEEDLHDPTLNSMLTNLGWKDDEFESVAIKEDPVKEATATHTVDLSAHDSSSGIPATASRSKGEIQRELLTLKRKALAFRRKGEIEEAEEILRQAKTLEDQMEAFGNWNKDLSLNVSKDQQSVLSESSDYQERHGSLGVATEVDNASASSVIWSSKNSSESTFGLERINNETNIPILRMSDNLIHATSHFADGKHSLSAEGSTSSENLSKKMKAEKNIGRSSSAGHSTDMVDLLTGDGSNMSEILTKKHTEYKLGSANSSHADPAIHLNSSVNFNQDRGFKNSDTTQKREVTDAIEKPNINESNAVQDNVFQHHLPLRQEILAHKRKAVTLKREGKLTEAKEELRQAKLLEKGLEDGNMLPDTASSSASATVNYASHASNVVQKKQESSNVSAKPLSSRDRFKLQQESLGHKRQALKLRREGQIEEAEALFELAKAIETQLEELTAQDSNKSEGVDDVAVEDFLDPQLLSALKAVGLDDVSVVSKPHPERQETVKSNAKVENSNQERIQLEERIKEEKVKALNLKRSGKQAEALDALRRAKLYEKKLNSLTSG
- the LOC100815489 gene encoding uncharacterized protein isoform X2 → MLEKIGLPSKPSLRGNNWVVDASHCQGCSSQFTFINRKHHCRRCGGIFCGSCTRQRMVLRGQGDSPVRICEPCKKLEEAARFELRHGRRPGRGSLKSAPRDEDEVLNQILGQTSDKVPSGQRSVGVASSSSNSNFDEDIQKIVSNDKPNVLGIDLGSTTPDELRKQALEEKKKHKILKGEGKSDEALRAFKRGKELERQADALEIQLRKSHKKSLPSGNLSDVLNKGIPAESDRKTKSLSHVGREKNDLTSELRDLGWSDMDLHKEDKKSSNLSLEGELSSIIGEVFTKSGEQKGSKIDKSQVVALKKNALMLKREGKLAEAKEELKRAKILEKQLEEQELLAEAEDSEDELSALIRGMDDGKELPNLHDRGHDFDFERLLAISDDLDGNFEVTEEDMMDPEIAGALESLGWTEPENTSSKSQTFDKEHLLSEIRFLKREALNQKRAGNTEEAMAFLKKAKLLERSLNSSEPEDYNSVSQKSTAIRKSVSSEVAGKGSDSIHERNTSATNNVSSTVAPKSRLMIQRELLSLKKKALTLRREGKMNEAEEETQKGAALEQQLMEMDKASNLKTSRTNTTDNVPHHNQADFHRNLSLEEGSEDDVTDRDMSDPTYLSLLRELGWNDDNNDNSPSKSLKKDDNHFAPVNDASLSKHSTNIRVQAPRSKTEIQRELLGLKRKALAFRREGKAEDAEEVLKMAKALEAQMEEMEAAKNKPQVEATVTKDGLFNPPVDEERYMAVSEEDLHDPTLNSMLTNLGWKDDEFESVAIKEDPVKEATATHTVDLSAHDSSSGIPATASRSKGEIQRELLTLKRKALAFRRKGEIEEAEEILRQAKTLEDQMEAFGNWNKDLSLNVSKDQQSVLSESSDYQERHGSLGVATEVDNASASSVIWSNGKHSLSAEGSTSSENLSKKMKAEKNIGRSSSAGHSTDMVDLLTGDGSNMSEILTKKHTEYKLGSANSSHADPAIHLNSSVNFNQDRGFKNSDTTQKREVTDAIEKPNINESNAVQDNVFQHHLPLRQEILAHKRKAVTLKREGKLTEAKEELRQAKLLEKGLEDGNMLPDTASSSASATVNYASHASNVVQKKQESSNVSAKPLSSRDRFKLQQESLGHKRQALKLRREGQIEEAEALFELAKAIETQLEELTAQDSNKSEGVDDVAVEDFLDPQLLSALKAVGLDDVSVVSKPHPERQETVKSNAKVENSNQERIQLEERIKEEKVKALNLKRSGKQAEALDALRRAKLYEKKLNSLTSG